The Pseudonocardia broussonetiae DNA segment GCACCTGGGCGGGCACCGGCTCATCGGCAACCGCACCCGCTGGCTGCGCTTCCGCACCGTCACCTGCGACCGCTGGTCGCACGGCCGCCTCGTGCTCCTCGGCGACGCCGCCCACACCGCGCACTACTCGGTCGGCTCGGGGACGAAGCTCGCCATGGAGGACGCGATCGCGCTGTGCGCCGCGCTCACCGCCGAGGACGACCGGGACCGCGCCTTCGCCCGGTACCAGGCCGAGCGCAAGCCCGCGGTGACGCGCATGCAGCAGATCGCCCGGCGCAGCCAGTGGTGGTGGGACTCGTTCCCCGCCCGCACGCACCTGCCCGTCGACCAGCTCACCGTCGCGTACATGACCCGGGCCGGCAACGTCTCGCTGGAGCGCTTCGCCGCCAGCAGCCCCGAGGTCACGCGGCGGGGGCTCGCCCAGTACGCGGACGTCGCGCCGCAGGAGGTCGACCTCGCCGCCCCCGTGCCGTGGACGGTCGCGCGGCCGCACCGGGACCTGCCCGGACGGCTCGTGGACCGGACGTCGTTCGCCGAGGGGGCGCTCGTGGAGGTCGACGCCGTGCCCGACGACCCGTGGGGCCCCGCGGCCGACGCGCTCGTCCGGCGGGTCTCCCGCGACGGGCGCACGGCCTGGGTCACCGGCGCGGTCGACCGCGCCGGCCTGCTCACCCGCCTCGACGTCGCCGAGCGCCTGCGCCTTCGTGGGCAGCGCGTCGTCACCGAGGGGCCGCCCGAGCTCCTGCCCGACCTGGCCGCGGGCCTCGCCGCCGGCCGGACCGACCTGATCGCCCTCGGAGGGAACCCGTGAGCCACCACCGGATCGGGCTCGTCGTCCCGAGCTCCAACGTGACCGTGGAGACCGAGATGCCGCGCCTGCTGGCCCGCCACCCGGACGCCGCGTTCTCCTTCCACGCGAGCCGCATGCGGCTGCACTCGGTGTCCGAGGAGGAGCTGCGGGCGATGAACGCCCAGCGCGGGCGCTGCGTCGACGAGATCGCCGACGCGGGCGTCGACGCCGTCCTGTACGCCTGCCTGGTCGCGCTGATGGCGCAGGGCGCGGGCGAGCACACGCGCACCGAGGCCCTGGTGCGGCAGCAGTTCCACGAGCGGGGGCTCGACCCGGTCGTCGCGTCGAGCGCCGGGGCCCTCGTGACCGCGCTCCGCGCCCTGGACGCCCGCCGGATCGGCCTGGTCATGCCCTACCTCGCACCGATCGCCCGGCTCGTCGTCGACTACCTGGCGGCGGAGGGGTTCGACGTCGTCGCCTGGACCGCGCTGGAGGTCGGCGACAACGCGCAGGTCGGCTGCATCCCGGGCGACCGGGTGCGGTCCGCGGCCCGCGGGCTGGACCTGTCCGGGGCCGACGCGCTCGTGCTGTCGGCGTGCGTCCAGATGCCCTCGCTCGACCTCGTCGCCGACGCCGAGCAGGAGCTCGGCATGCCCGTGCTCTCCGCCGCGACGGCCGGCGCGTTCACCCTGCTCGACGGCCTCGGCCTGCCCGTCGACCTCCCCGGCGCGGGGCGCCTGCTCGCCCGCGACCGCGCCGTCGCGGCCACCACCCACTGAGAGGGACCCCATGGACCACCTCGTCAACGGCGTCGACCACGCCGCCTTCCCGACCTTCGACCCCGCCGCCACCGTGCGCTTCTACCGCGACGTGCTCGGCTTCCCCGTCGTGCACTCGATCTGCGCGGCCGGCTGGGGCCCCGAGGACCACCCCGACTTCATCCACTTCTTCTTCGACATCGGCAACGACGACCGCATCGCGTTCTTCTACTACTTCGGCGTGCAGCCCTTCCACGCCCACGACCGGGGCGACGTGTACGCGGGCTTCGGCCCGGAGGTCCCCACCTACTTCGTGAACTCCCGCCACCTGGCCCTGCACGTCGACTCCGAGGACGACCTCCTCGAGTACCGCAGGCGGCTCGACGCCAGTGCGTGGCCGGTGGAGATGCAGGTGCAGCACGAGACCATCGAGTCGATCTACACCCACGACCCCAACGGCTACATGGTCGAGCTGACGCGGGCGCTGCGCCCGGTCACCCCGCAGGAGGACCTCGACGCCGAGCTGACGATCGAGGCGCTCGTCGAGGTGGCGTCCGGTCCCGAGCCGACGCTCGCGAAGCTGCTCACCCGCAAGGCCGAGCTGATCGTCGCCCGTGCACCGCAGTGGGAGGCGGTGCCGTCGTGACCACCCTCTACGTGCTCGACGTCCCGGAGAACGTCGGCGTGCCGGCGGTCGCCGACGCCGACCCCGCCGTGACCGTCGACCGCGTCGGCCCCTACTTCGCGATCACCGCCGAGGGCACCATCACGATCGACCGCCGGGCGACCGGCTGCCGCCACGCCGTCTGGTACAGCTGCGTCGCGGGCCTCACCGCGGCCACGGTCGTGCAGCACGACAAGGACGCGCTGCGCCTGGAGCCGTCGTGACCGGGCCCCGGCTCGCCGCACCACGGCTGGGCGCGGGGCGCCACGTGCGCAGCGAGCCCCTGCCCGACGCCACGCGCACGAGCCTCCACGAGCTGTCCACGGCCGACGGCGCGATCGTCACGGGCGTGCTGCGGACCGTCCCCGGCGCCACCACGGTCGTCTGCATCATGCACCCGCGCCAGGACCAGACCCACCACCCGCTGGTGCCGGTCCTGCTCCGCGGCGGGGCGGCGGTGTGGACGCAGGTGTCGCGGTCGGTGAACAACGACCTGGCCCTCGTCCACGAGCAGACCCTCCTCGACGTCGCCGTCGGCCTCGGTCACCTGCGGGACCTCGGTTTCGAGCACGTCGTGACCCTCGGCCACTCCGGGGGCGGCACCCTCTACGCCTACTACCACGAGCAGGCCGGGCTGGACCCCGCCCGCCGGGTGGCGCTCACCCCGGCCGGTCGGCCGACCGGCCTGCCCGACGCCGACCTGCCCGCGGCCGACGCCGCGGTCTTCCTCGCCCCTCACCCGGGCCAGGGACTGCTGCTGCTCGCATGCATCGACCCGTCGGTCTCCGACGAGGACGACCCGCTCTCCCGGACACCGGAGCTCGACCCCTACGACCCGGCCAACGGCTTCGCCGACCCCCCGGCGAGCTCCCGGTACCCGCCGGAGTTCCTCCGGCGCTACCGCGCCGCCCAGCACGACCGCGTCGCCCGGATCGACGCCCGCGCCCGCGAGCGGGTCGCGGAGGCGGCGCAGGCGCGCGCCCGCGGGAAGGCCTCGGGCGACCCCCGGGACCGTCGCGCGGCCCTCGCCCCGCGCCTGATCACCGTGTACCGCACCGACGCCGACCCGCGGACCGTGGACCTGTCCCTCGACCCCAACGAGCGCCCCTACGGCTCGCTGTTCGGCCGCAGGCCCGACCTCATCAACCACGGCCTCGTCGGGTTCGGCCGCCTCACCACCCCGGACGCCTGGCTCTCCACCTGGTCGGGGCTCAGCACCAACGCCGACTTCGTCCGCTGCGCCCCGTCGGTCACGGCACCGACGCTGTTCGTCGAGCTGACCGGTGACCAGGCCGCCTTCCCGGCCGACTCCCGCGCGATGCTCGCCGCGCTCGGCTCGACCGACCTGACGGCCGAGAAGGTCCGCGGCACGCACTTCGGCGGGCCCGTGGAGGAGGGCGCGCCCCCCGGCTCCCGGCTGGCCGGGGAGCGGATCCTCGCCTGGCTCGGTCAGCGGTTCGAACTGGCTGCCGGGTCGGGCCCGGGGATCGACACCGTCTCGAACTCCTCCGGCGCCCACAGCACCAGCGCCTCGAAGTCGTCGGAGTAGGCGAGCTCGTTGTGCCCGACGCCCGGGGGGATGTTCACGCAGGTGCCGGCGGCGAGGCGGACGAGGCTGCCGTCCTCGAAGGCGATGTCCTCCCAGCCGCGCAGGCAGTACACGATCTGGAGCGCCAGCGGGTGGTAGTGCCAGCCGGTCGTGCCGTGCTCCCCGGGCAGGGCCCGGACGTGCTGGGCGTTGAACTCGCCGTTCGTCGCCGCCAGGATCCCGAGGTCGCGGTACGCGAAGAAGCTCCGTGTGCCGGTCGTGGCGAAGGAGTCGGCGTCGAGGTGCGAGACCGACAGGGAGTACGGGCTGGTGGGGCGGTCGGTTACGGACATGACGGGACCTCCTGGTGGTGGGGTCGTGCGGTCAGCTGCAGCTCGTGGGTCCAGCAGCTCGGGTCCTGGCGGTGCAGGTAGAGGAACGCGTCGGCGATGCTCCGCGGGCTGATCAGCGCCTGCGGCGCGCCGGCGGCGCCGGGCATCGCCCGCGTCCCCGGGGAGTCGATGACCCCGTCCACGACGACGTTGACGACGTGCACGCCGTGCTCGGTGTACTCGTCGGTCAGGGCCTGCGCGAGAGCGCGCATCATCGTGCGCGGGTAGTAGAGCGACTCCCCCGTGCGCCGCCTCCGGCCGCGCAGCGAGTACTGGTTGTTCGAGAACAGGATCGTTCCCCGGCCGCGGCGGCGCATCGCGGGCAGCACCTCGCGCGCGACGAGGAACGGGCCGCGGCAGGCGATGTCGAGCGCGGTCTCGAAGAGCTCCGGCGGGAAGAGCTCCAGGAGCTCCTGCTCGGGCGGGAGCTCCCGGCCCGCCATGTAGCCGGGGTTGTAGACCAGCACCTCGGGATCGCCCGCAGCGTCCCGGATCCGGGCGAACGCGCGGCGGATCGAGTCCGGGTCCCCGAGGTCCAGCTCCACCGCGGCGCAGTGGCCGCCGTCCTGCTGGAGGCTCCCGACGAGCGGGGCCGCGTTCGCCGCGGTCCGCGTCGTGAGCACGACGAAGCAGCCCTCCTGCGCGAACGTCCTCGCGAGCGCGCCCCCGAGGCCCCAGCGGACGTCGTCGGGCACGTCGGCGGCCGTGAGGCTCCGGCCGTGCACGAAGACCGTGTTCGGGCCGTCGGCCCGCCACTTCGACGTCGCGCCGACGATCACCACCACGGGCAGGCCGCTCGGGTTCCACGCCTTCTCCTGCGGCGACGCGGTCACGGGGTCAGGCCGAGGCGGTCGCCGCACGGGCCGCCACCTCCACCCTGCGCCCGTCGCCGAACCACGATCCGTCGTGCCACCGCAGCCCGATCCGGACCGGGTCGCCCGGACCGAGCCGGGCCCCCTCCGCCGCCGCGACGTGCACGTTGAGCGTGGCGGACCCGGCCGTCACGCTCACGTCGTAGTGCCGCCCCTCGTAGACCGAGTCCGCGACCCGCCCCTCCAGCACCAGGCCGTCGTAGTCGGTCGTCGTGCCCGGCAGCAGGTCCACGTCGTGGGGCCGGAACCGCAGGGTCAGCGCGTCGCAGGCCCCGCCCGCGTCGACCGGGACCTCCCGGCCGGGCCCGCCCCGCAGCGTCCACGCCCCCGCACCGCCGGGTTCGAGCTCGAGCCGGTTGCTGAGCCCCACGAAGTTCGCGGCGTACTCGGTGAGCGGCCGCCCGTAGATCTCCTGCGGCGTCCCGATCTGCTCGACGCGGCCGGCGCGCATGATGGCGAGCCGGTCGCCGAGCGCGAACGCCTCGCTCTGGTCGTGCGTGACGTAGATGCCGCTGAAGCCCACGGTCCGGTGCAGCTCGTGCAGGTCGTGGCGGACCTGCGCGCGCAGCAGCGCGTCGAGGTTGCTCAGCGGCTCGTCGAACAGCATGAACCGCGGCCCCGCCACCAGCCCGCGGGCCAGCGCGACCCGCTGCTGCTGCCCGCCGGACAGCTCGCTGGGGAACCGCTGCAGGTAGGGCACGCAGTCCACCAGGCCCGCGGCCTGCTGCACGGCGTCGCCGGCGGCCAGCTCGGCCTTCATCTTCTGCGCCCGCAGCGGGAACTCGATGTTCCGCTGCACCGTGAGGTGCGGCCACAGGGCGTAGTTCTGGAAGACCATCCCGATCCGGCGGCGCTCCGGCGGGAGGTCCACCCCGCGGGCGGCGTCGAAGACCGGCTCACCGGCGAGGCGGATGCTGCCGCCCTGCGCCGTCTCGTGCCCCGCGATGCACCGCAGGACCGTCGTCTTGCCGCACCCGCTCGGACCGAGCAGCACCAGCAGCTCCCCGTCGGCGACGTCGAACGTGACGTCGTCGACCGCACGGACCACGTCGCCCTTCGCCGAGAACGACTTCTCCAGACCTTCGACCGCCAGCATCGGGTTCTCCTCGTTCTCAGAGCTTCTCAAGGGTTCCGGAGCCCGCCCGGGCCGCGAGGGCGACGCCCACCGCGGTGATCACGCACATGACGATCCCCATGACCGCGACCTTCGACGCGGTCCCGGTGGACCAGAAGTCGTAGAGCTGCGTCCCCATCACCTGGGTCCGGACGGACCGGACGAACACCGACGCGGTGAACTCGTGGCTGAGCAGGACGAACATCAGCGCGGCCGCACCGGCGATCGAGCTGCGCATCATCGGCACGACGATCCGCAGGTGCGTGCGGAGCACCCCCGCGCCGGACGACCGGGCCGCCGCCTCGTAGGAGTCGCCGAGCGACAGCCGGGCGGTGAGCTGCAGGCGCACCGAGTACGGCAGCATCAGCGTGACGTAGAGCAGGACGATGATCCACGGCGTCCCGTAGAGCCGGAACCCGGGCTGGGAGTAGGAGTAGAGGAACCCGAGCCCGAACACGACGGCGGGGATGCCCAGGGGCAGACCGACCACGAAGTCGACCAGCGCCGAGAGCACGCGGCCACCGCGCCGGCGGTAGATCACCTCCGCGGCCAGGTACCCGATCGGCAGCGCCAGCAGCACCCCGGCCACCGACGTCAGCAGGCTCGTCCGGACGGCGGTGCGCGCGGCCGGCGAGCCCAGCGTCTCCGTGAAGTTCCGCAGCGTGAAGGTGCCGACGTCCACGTGCCCGGTCCAGAAGGGCGACAACGAGACCACCAGGAGCGTCAGGACCGGGACGACCACCGCCAGCAGCCCGTAGACCACCAGTCCGGGCAGCGCCCACCGCGAGGCGCGGCCGCCGCCCTGCACGCCCTTCCCCGAGTCGGTGGCGAAGCGCTTGCTGTTGGCGAGCAGCCCGCGCTGGCCCAGGACCAGCGCGGTCCCCAGGACCAGCAGCGGCATCGACAGCGCGGAGGCGATCCCGTACTCGTTCAGGTTGACGAAGTAGTAGACCTCGGTCGTCAGCACCCGGACGTTGTTGTTGGCGCCGAGGATCAGGGGCGCGGTGAACTGGCTGAAGCCCAGCAGCAGGCAGATCGCGCCGCCGTAGGTCAGGGAGGGCCGCAGCAGCGGGAGCACCACCGTGAGGAACGCCCGCGACGGCGTGGCGCCGCTCGACCGGGCCGCCTCGACCACCTGCGGGCCGACCCGGGCCAGGCCGGCCCGGATGAACACGAACATGAACGACGTCAGGTACAGCCCGGTGATCGCGACGATCCAGCCGAAGCCGTAGACGTCGATCGGACCGCCGGTGGCGGCGGTGTACCCGGAGAACACCGGCAGGCTGCGCAGCAGGTCGTTGACCAGCCCCGAGCGGGGGGCCAGGAGGAACCCGAAGGCGCTGATGCCCGCGATCGGCGGCAGGACGATCGGGAGCACCGGCAGGACGGCGGCCCAGCGGTGCCGGACCGGCAGCCGCATCGCCAGCCACGCGAGCAGCGTCCCGAGGACGGCCGCCGCCACGACGCTGACGAGGGCCAGGACCAGCGTCGTGAGCAGCGTCCGGCCGAGACCGGGCGTCCCGACCGCGCGGGCGAGGTTCTCCCCGCCGTCCCCCAGTGCCAGGACGACGAGTCGGACGATCGGGAACAGGACGAGGTAGACGAGCACGGCGGCCAGCACCGCCGTGAGGGCGGTGCCCGACGAGCGGGCGACGCGCCGCACGGCGGGCGCGGACGGGCGCGCGTCGCGCTCCGGTTCGGTGGCCACGATCAACGACGGCGGGGAGGTCACGGTGCAGCACTCCTCGGGGTGGTGGTGGAGGTCGGACGAGGGGCCCGGAGCCCGGGCAGCGCGCTACCCACCCAGCACCTCCAGGACGATCTCGCGGGTGCGGCCGAGGAGGTCGAGG contains these protein-coding regions:
- a CDS encoding FAD-dependent monooxygenase — its product is MRRVAVVGGGPGGLYAARLLRLADPHAEVTVHEQGLPETTFGFGVALGARTQRNLEDADRDSLRDILAASHPHDMSMRVGDDVARVPGGRLVAIARTELLAVLTRHAEKAGVDLRYGERVDARDLDADVVVVADGVNSATRTALAPELGERVEVGRGLYLWAGTGFALDEAVFAPARTPHGTFVAHAYPYAPDRSTFLVEVDQDTWRRAGFDATTVATAPEDSDEEALGYLTDAFAGHLGGHRLIGNRTRWLRFRTVTCDRWSHGRLVLLGDAAHTAHYSVGSGTKLAMEDAIALCAALTAEDDRDRAFARYQAERKPAVTRMQQIARRSQWWWDSFPARTHLPVDQLTVAYMTRAGNVSLERFAASSPEVTRRGLAQYADVAPQEVDLAAPVPWTVARPHRDLPGRLVDRTSFAEGALVEVDAVPDDPWGPAADALVRRVSRDGRTAWVTGAVDRAGLLTRLDVAERLRLRGQRVVTEGPPELLPDLAAGLAAGRTDLIALGGNP
- a CDS encoding cupin domain-containing protein; the protein is MSVTDRPTSPYSLSVSHLDADSFATTGTRSFFAYRDLGILAATNGEFNAQHVRALPGEHGTTGWHYHPLALQIVYCLRGWEDIAFEDGSLVRLAAGTCVNIPPGVGHNELAYSDDFEALVLWAPEEFETVSIPGPDPAASSNR
- a CDS encoding alpha/beta hydrolase, which produces MTGPRLAAPRLGAGRHVRSEPLPDATRTSLHELSTADGAIVTGVLRTVPGATTVVCIMHPRQDQTHHPLVPVLLRGGAAVWTQVSRSVNNDLALVHEQTLLDVAVGLGHLRDLGFEHVVTLGHSGGGTLYAYYHEQAGLDPARRVALTPAGRPTGLPDADLPAADAAVFLAPHPGQGLLLLACIDPSVSDEDDPLSRTPELDPYDPANGFADPPASSRYPPEFLRRYRAAQHDRVARIDARARERVAEAAQARARGKASGDPRDRRAALAPRLITVYRTDADPRTVDLSLDPNERPYGSLFGRRPDLINHGLVGFGRLTTPDAWLSTWSGLSTNADFVRCAPSVTAPTLFVELTGDQAAFPADSRAMLAALGSTDLTAEKVRGTHFGGPVEEGAPPGSRLAGERILAWLGQRFELAAGSGPGIDTVSNSSGAHSTSASKSSE
- a CDS encoding maleate cis-trans isomerase; the protein is MSHHRIGLVVPSSNVTVETEMPRLLARHPDAAFSFHASRMRLHSVSEEELRAMNAQRGRCVDEIADAGVDAVLYACLVALMAQGAGEHTRTEALVRQQFHERGLDPVVASSAGALVTALRALDARRIGLVMPYLAPIARLVVDYLAAEGFDVVAWTALEVGDNAQVGCIPGDRVRSAARGLDLSGADALVLSACVQMPSLDLVADAEQELGMPVLSAATAGAFTLLDGLGLPVDLPGAGRLLARDRAVAATTH
- a CDS encoding ABC transporter permease encodes the protein MTSPPSLIVATEPERDARPSAPAVRRVARSSGTALTAVLAAVLVYLVLFPIVRLVVLALGDGGENLARAVGTPGLGRTLLTTLVLALVSVVAAAVLGTLLAWLAMRLPVRHRWAAVLPVLPIVLPPIAGISAFGFLLAPRSGLVNDLLRSLPVFSGYTAATGGPIDVYGFGWIVAITGLYLTSFMFVFIRAGLARVGPQVVEAARSSGATPSRAFLTVVLPLLRPSLTYGGAICLLLGFSQFTAPLILGANNNVRVLTTEVYYFVNLNEYGIASALSMPLLVLGTALVLGQRGLLANSKRFATDSGKGVQGGGRASRWALPGLVVYGLLAVVVPVLTLLVVSLSPFWTGHVDVGTFTLRNFTETLGSPAARTAVRTSLLTSVAGVLLALPIGYLAAEVIYRRRGGRVLSALVDFVVGLPLGIPAVVFGLGFLYSYSQPGFRLYGTPWIIVLLYVTLMLPYSVRLQLTARLSLGDSYEAAARSSGAGVLRTHLRIVVPMMRSSIAGAAALMFVLLSHEFTASVFVRSVRTQVMGTQLYDFWSTGTASKVAVMGIVMCVITAVGVALAARAGSGTLEKL
- a CDS encoding SDR family NAD(P)-dependent oxidoreductase, translating into MTASPQEKAWNPSGLPVVVIVGATSKWRADGPNTVFVHGRSLTAADVPDDVRWGLGGALARTFAQEGCFVVLTTRTAANAAPLVGSLQQDGGHCAAVELDLGDPDSIRRAFARIRDAAGDPEVLVYNPGYMAGRELPPEQELLELFPPELFETALDIACRGPFLVAREVLPAMRRRGRGTILFSNNQYSLRGRRRRTGESLYYPRTMMRALAQALTDEYTEHGVHVVNVVVDGVIDSPGTRAMPGAAGAPQALISPRSIADAFLYLHRQDPSCWTHELQLTARPHHQEVPSCP
- a CDS encoding VOC family protein yields the protein MDHLVNGVDHAAFPTFDPAATVRFYRDVLGFPVVHSICAAGWGPEDHPDFIHFFFDIGNDDRIAFFYYFGVQPFHAHDRGDVYAGFGPEVPTYFVNSRHLALHVDSEDDLLEYRRRLDASAWPVEMQVQHETIESIYTHDPNGYMVELTRALRPVTPQEDLDAELTIEALVEVASGPEPTLAKLLTRKAELIVARAPQWEAVPS
- a CDS encoding ABC transporter ATP-binding protein; translation: MLAVEGLEKSFSAKGDVVRAVDDVTFDVADGELLVLLGPSGCGKTTVLRCIAGHETAQGGSIRLAGEPVFDAARGVDLPPERRRIGMVFQNYALWPHLTVQRNIEFPLRAQKMKAELAAGDAVQQAAGLVDCVPYLQRFPSELSGGQQQRVALARGLVAGPRFMLFDEPLSNLDALLRAQVRHDLHELHRTVGFSGIYVTHDQSEAFALGDRLAIMRAGRVEQIGTPQEIYGRPLTEYAANFVGLSNRLELEPGGAGAWTLRGGPGREVPVDAGGACDALTLRFRPHDVDLLPGTTTDYDGLVLEGRVADSVYEGRHYDVSVTAGSATLNVHVAAAEGARLGPGDPVRIGLRWHDGSWFGDGRRVEVAARAATASA